The following are encoded together in the Drosophila takahashii strain IR98-3 E-12201 chromosome X, DtakHiC1v2, whole genome shotgun sequence genome:
- the Nost gene encoding nostrin isoform X3: protein MSQFRDNSWLANARSYGVLKSLRSSARYAKAKSKSAINLNAHLKKQQKQEEESPDSKKKRNEGKKKGLRQSLSEDQPIYANVDEVIPIPISIHLETENATEVDALMGNAQGQNGFEELRRYVKQGGDFSKELIFVLQERADSELIYSKSLSKLANKLNKAGREIPGSVADAWRGVATEMESRSDIHRQLAASLTDELVKPLKSVVEGHHKARKTVESNVDKAARVLGEWRASEAKAKKASHTAARENEKLQDAMLDVRIQKSPSIALLHQGPNKQAAEKELKSAEKDCVKLDNKRKKAEEAVKRADVEYYTLCVRAERARVDWEMAVLRGSAQLQSSEQQRLGNMHNFAQQYARLISDMNPILGGLSTRLQPQLEACNVAKDMQVVRHIRRNSEGPSEQLLPDFYCEHTTLAMNRERRKHALIKLLQLVKSDLERERRSRDGLRGLSQSLNHQEHQNITDKLYHIRSMLTYLEGARLKLHSALLELDHKPRTTHPLAQHIQITRDRTGLQQSILKVPNWLKNNDKSQTQQSTSMLAHDVTDITNTNHEDELPEENGSSHLHSSSNSNNNSNGSCTDISSVVKQFNRSKSNIETNFTSQPKIISTTNAAVAVAASVKSKTLANLQDGHHQNHHNHNHHHQHHHHDRGQADGGSNQQDSDFDEFSSQDEDEDELPEKSQEQPNPAIKAQMQTQHFYQNAQDLQKSQKDESGPILGRCKALYSYTPKLYDELELSPGDIIEVHAKQDDGWWLGALRNHIGIFPATYVEECA from the exons atgtcacaaTTCCGCGATAATTCATGG CTCGCCAATGCGCGATCCTATGGCGTTTTGAAGAGTTTGCGTAGCTCGGCCCGTTATGCCAAGGCCAAATCCAAGTCGGCCATTAATCTCAATGCCCACCTGAAGAAGCAGCAGAAACAGGAGGAAGAGAGCCCGGACAGCAAAAAGAAGAGGAACGAGGGCAAGAAAAAGGGGCTCAGACAGAGCCTCAGCGAGGATCAGCCGATCTATGCGAATGTGGATGAGGTTATACCGATACCAATATCGATCCATCTAGAAACCGAAAACGCAACCGAAGTCGATGCTCTAATGGGTAATGCACAG GGACAGAACGGCTTCGAGGAACTTCGGCGATATGTAAAACAGGGCGGCGACTTCAGCAAGGAGCTAATTTTCGTCCTGCAGGAGAG AGCCGACTCGGAGCTCATCTACTCCAAGTCGCTGTCGAAGCTGGCCAACAAGCTGAACAAGGCCGGCAGGGAGATCCCCGGGAGCGTGGCCGACGCCTGGCGTGGAGTGGCTACGGAGATGGAGAGCCGCAGCGACATCCATCGCCAGTTGGCGGCCTCGCTCACCGATGAGCTGGTCAAGCCGCTCAAGAGCGTCGTCGAAGGACACCACAAGGCACGCAAGACG GTCGAGAGCAATGTGGACAAGGCTGCCCGAGTGCTGGGCGAATGGCGGGCCAGCGAGGCGAAGGCCAAGAAGGCCTCCCACACGGCGGCCCGCGAGAACGAGAAGCTGCAGGACGCAATGCTGGACGTGCGCATCCAGAAGTCGCCATCGATCGCCCTGCTCCACCAGGGCCCCAACAAGCAGGCCGCCGAGAAGGAGCTCAAGTCGGCGGAGAAGGACTGCGTTAAGTTGGACAACAAGCGCAAGAAGGCCGAGGAGGCGGTAAAGCGGGCGGATGTCGAGTACTACACCCTGTGCGTCCGTGCGGAGCGTGCCCGTGTCGACTGGGAGATGGCCGTGCTGCGTGGAAGTGCCCAGCTCCAGAGCAGCGAGCAGCAGCGACTGGGCAATATGCACAACTTTGCCCAGCAGTACGCGCGTCTCATCTCGGACATGAATCCCATTCTGGGTGGCCTGAGCACCCGGCTGCAGCCGCAGCTGGAGGCCTGCAATGTGGCCAAGGATATGCAGGTGGTGCGCCACATCCGCCGCAACTCGGAGGGTCCCTCAGAGCAGCTGCTGCCTGATTTCTACTGCGAGCACACCACGCTGGCCATGAACCGCGAGCGCCGCAAGCACGCCCTCATTAAGCTGCTCCAACTGGTCAAGTCGGACCTGGAGCGCGAGCGCCGATCCCGCGACGGATTGAGGGGCCTGTCGCAGTCGCTCAACCACCAGGAGCACCAGAATATCACCGACAAGCTCTATCAC ATCCGCTCCATGCTGACCTATTTGGAGGGCGCCCGCCTCAAGCTGCACTCGGCCCTCTTGGAGCTGGACCACAAGCCCAGGACCACTCACCCACTGGCCCAGCACATTCAG ATCACCCGTGACCGCACTGGATTGCAGCAGAGCATCCTGAAGGTGCCCAACTGGCTAAAGAACAACGACAAGTCGCAGACGCAGCAATCGACCAGTATGCTGGCGCACGATGTCACCGATATAACCAATACTAACCACGAGGATGAGCTGCCCGAGGAGAACGGCTCCTCGCACctgcacagcagcagcaatagcaataacaacagcaacgGCTCCTGCACGGACATCAGTTCGGTGGTGAAGCAGTTCAACCGGAGCAAGAGCAACATCGAGACCAATTTCACCAGCCAACCAAAGATAATCTCGACTACAAATGCCGCGGTGGCCGTCGCCGCGTCCGTTAAGTCCAAAACTCTGGCCAATCTCCAGGATGGTCATCATCAGAATCACCATAATCACAATCACCATCACCAACATCACCATCATGATCGCGGCCAGGCGGATGGTGGATCCAATCAGCAGGACTCGGACTTCGATGAGTTCAGCTCgcaggacgaggacgaggatgagCTGCCGGAGAAGTCACAGGAGCAGCCTAATCCAGCCATCAAGGCGCAAATGCAGACGCAGCATTTCTATCAGAATGCGCAGGATCTGCAGAAGAGCCAGAAGGACGAATCCGGTCCGATATTGGGGCGCTGCAAGGCGCTCTACAGCTACACCCCGAAGCTCTACGACGAGCTGGAACTGAGTCCCGGCGACATCATCGAGGTGCATGCCAAGCAGGACGACGGCTGGTGGCTGGGCGCCCTGCGCAACCACATCGGCATCTTTCCGGCCACCTATGTGGAGGAGTGCGCCTAG
- the Nost gene encoding myosin-2 heavy chain isoform X1, which yields MGERKLNWPSTMNLHRFKRGGKYNTAMADLPQVPIGDSANNTNNTGNTNNNTSVGANNNNNVSSNNNNHNSSGGAKGFLGRIKRYSVLGNRLGRRHLGSMNLNPSTNDGDNSVSPSKLHTGSYNMTGSHSDDHRLEIGAPVLISTTTLDTDRFDVTEARLKQIGGGIAMNSNIVRTLTPRSSDEDEFVDARSSPQEMESDENSKNQKETEEDTKKEPQQAEEKKDVKEEPEEPEEPEQFQTPKHEVVEEQQMVVPHEVKRPTTPVPTDMEPPMRRPRIGRQQRQSQSVQNLHRSVTIYLHKSNSMVLDMNVTAPAKLGLDLNVPELPELFGASELSLAASDNQENNKENQPKPSAERSPIPNGGFLAQQPHFKSLDSFQLNSHSHSRSHLSSHQSSRQSLACSSGGGESHGEYDFDLKSVSCQSLNPQNLFVSIDELQELSRQINETEDFGKEIDLEYCTHRDQLKPSERRITLLKNKNQTLINFNHNKEKLRKGWHGMKHWLGEEGSRIKEAVRQQTPLKRLAQSRSNLNQSTQDASRVSLSPDRSRREMTESCEDVTERTEMESSVSHRNSEEDLSPHAKRFKDEGQNGFEELRRYVKQGGDFSKELIFVLQERADSELIYSKSLSKLANKLNKAGREIPGSVADAWRGVATEMESRSDIHRQLAASLTDELVKPLKSVVEGHHKARKTVESNVDKAARVLGEWRASEAKAKKASHTAARENEKLQDAMLDVRIQKSPSIALLHQGPNKQAAEKELKSAEKDCVKLDNKRKKAEEAVKRADVEYYTLCVRAERARVDWEMAVLRGSAQLQSSEQQRLGNMHNFAQQYARLISDMNPILGGLSTRLQPQLEACNVAKDMQVVRHIRRNSEGPSEQLLPDFYCEHTTLAMNRERRKHALIKLLQLVKSDLERERRSRDGLRGLSQSLNHQEHQNITDKLYHIRSMLTYLEGARLKLHSALLELDHKPRTTHPLAQHIQITRDRTGLQQSILKVPNWLKNNDKSQTQQSTSMLAHDVTDITNTNHEDELPEENGSSHLHSSSNSNNNSNGSCTDISSVVKQFNRSKSNIETNFTSQPKIISTTNAAVAVAASVKSKTLANLQDGHHQNHHNHNHHHQHHHHDRGQADGGSNQQDSDFDEFSSQDEDEDELPEKSQEQPNPAIKAQMQTQHFYQNAQDLQKSQKDESGPILGRCKALYSYTPKLYDELELSPGDIIEVHAKQDDGWWLGALRNHIGIFPATYVEECA from the exons aTGGGCGAGAGGAAACTAAATTGG CCGTCGACGATGAACCTGCATAGATTCAAGCGGGGCGGCAAATATAATACCGCCATGGCCGATCTGCCCCAAGTGCCCATCGGGGATAGTGCCAATAATACGAATAATACGGGAAATACCAATAACAATACCAGTGTCGGTgctaataacaacaacaatgtgagcagcaataacaacaaccacaatTCCAGTGGCGGAGCCAAGGGATTTCTGGGCAGGATCAAGCGATACTCGGTGCTGGGAAATCGCCTGGGACGTCGCCATCTCGGCAGTATGAATCTGAATCCATCGACCAACGACGGCGATAACTCAGTTTCGCCCAGTAAACTTCACACCGGCAGCTACAACATGACCGGCAGTCATTCGGATGACCATCGCTTGGAGATCGGTGCTCCCGTTTTGATATCCACCACCACTCTGGACACGGATCGTTTCGATGTCACCGAGGCGAGGCTCAAGCAGATTGGCGGCGGCATAGCCATGAACTCAAACATAGTGAGAACCCTGACGCCCAGGAGTTCGGATGAGGATGAGTTTGTGGACGCCAGGAGCAGTCCGCAGGAGATGGAGAGCGATGAGAATAGCAAGAATCAGAAGGAAACCGAGGAGGATACCAAGAAGGAACCACAGCAGGCGGAGGAGAAAAAAGATGTAAAGGAAGAACCAGAAGAACCCGAGGAGCCGGAACAATTTCAGACCCCCAAACACGAGGTTGTGGAGGAACAGCAGATGGTTGTCCCTCATGAGGTGAAGCGACCCACAACCCCAGTACCCACCGATATGGAACCTCCAATGCGACGACCTCGCATTGGCCGCCAGCAAAGGCAATCGCAGTCCGTGCAGAATCTTCATCGCAGCGTTACGATCTACCTGCACAAGTCGAATTCGATGGTTCTGGACATGAACGTTACGGCACCGGCCAAACTGGGACTCGATCTGAATGTACCCGAGTTGCCGGAACTCTTTGGCGCCAGCGAACTCAGTTTGGCGGCCAGTGATAATCAGGAGAATAATAAGGAGAATCAACCGAAGCCATCCGCCGAGCGGTCACCCATACCAAATGGTGGCTTCTTGGCCCAACAGCCGCACTTCAAGAGCCTGGACTCGTTTCAGCTCAACTCGCACTCGCACTCCCGGTCCCACCTGAGTTCCCATCAGAGTTCCCGCCAAAGTTTGGCCTGCAGCAGCGGCGGAGGCGAAAGCCATGGGGAATACGACTTTGATCTCAAGTCGGTCAGCTGCCAGAGCCTCAATCCCCAGAATCTCTTTGTGTCCATTGACGAGCTGCAGGAGCTGTCTCGTCAGATCAACGAAACCGAGGACTTTGGCAAGGAGATCGATCTGGAGTACTGTACGCATCGCGATCAACTGAAGCCCAGCGAGCGCAGGATTACGCTGCTGAAGAACAAGAACCAGACGCTGATCAACTTCAATCACAACAAGGAGAAGCTGCGCAAGGGCTGGCACGGCATGAAGCACTGGCTGGGCGAGGAGGGCTCCAGGATCAAGGAGGCAGTGCGTCAGCAGACGCCGCTCAAGCGTCTGGCCCAATCGCGGAGCAATCTCAACCAGTCGACCCAGGATGCCAGTCGCGTATCGCTGTCGCCGGATCGCAGTCGTCGCGAAATGACCGAGAGCTGCGAGGATGTCACCGAACGCACCGAAATGGAGTCGTCCGTGTCGCACCGCAACAGCGAGGAGGATCTGTCGCCGCATGCCAAGCGGTTCAAGGATGAG GGACAGAACGGCTTCGAGGAACTTCGGCGATATGTAAAACAGGGCGGCGACTTCAGCAAGGAGCTAATTTTCGTCCTGCAGGAGAG AGCCGACTCGGAGCTCATCTACTCCAAGTCGCTGTCGAAGCTGGCCAACAAGCTGAACAAGGCCGGCAGGGAGATCCCCGGGAGCGTGGCCGACGCCTGGCGTGGAGTGGCTACGGAGATGGAGAGCCGCAGCGACATCCATCGCCAGTTGGCGGCCTCGCTCACCGATGAGCTGGTCAAGCCGCTCAAGAGCGTCGTCGAAGGACACCACAAGGCACGCAAGACG GTCGAGAGCAATGTGGACAAGGCTGCCCGAGTGCTGGGCGAATGGCGGGCCAGCGAGGCGAAGGCCAAGAAGGCCTCCCACACGGCGGCCCGCGAGAACGAGAAGCTGCAGGACGCAATGCTGGACGTGCGCATCCAGAAGTCGCCATCGATCGCCCTGCTCCACCAGGGCCCCAACAAGCAGGCCGCCGAGAAGGAGCTCAAGTCGGCGGAGAAGGACTGCGTTAAGTTGGACAACAAGCGCAAGAAGGCCGAGGAGGCGGTAAAGCGGGCGGATGTCGAGTACTACACCCTGTGCGTCCGTGCGGAGCGTGCCCGTGTCGACTGGGAGATGGCCGTGCTGCGTGGAAGTGCCCAGCTCCAGAGCAGCGAGCAGCAGCGACTGGGCAATATGCACAACTTTGCCCAGCAGTACGCGCGTCTCATCTCGGACATGAATCCCATTCTGGGTGGCCTGAGCACCCGGCTGCAGCCGCAGCTGGAGGCCTGCAATGTGGCCAAGGATATGCAGGTGGTGCGCCACATCCGCCGCAACTCGGAGGGTCCCTCAGAGCAGCTGCTGCCTGATTTCTACTGCGAGCACACCACGCTGGCCATGAACCGCGAGCGCCGCAAGCACGCCCTCATTAAGCTGCTCCAACTGGTCAAGTCGGACCTGGAGCGCGAGCGCCGATCCCGCGACGGATTGAGGGGCCTGTCGCAGTCGCTCAACCACCAGGAGCACCAGAATATCACCGACAAGCTCTATCAC ATCCGCTCCATGCTGACCTATTTGGAGGGCGCCCGCCTCAAGCTGCACTCGGCCCTCTTGGAGCTGGACCACAAGCCCAGGACCACTCACCCACTGGCCCAGCACATTCAG ATCACCCGTGACCGCACTGGATTGCAGCAGAGCATCCTGAAGGTGCCCAACTGGCTAAAGAACAACGACAAGTCGCAGACGCAGCAATCGACCAGTATGCTGGCGCACGATGTCACCGATATAACCAATACTAACCACGAGGATGAGCTGCCCGAGGAGAACGGCTCCTCGCACctgcacagcagcagcaatagcaataacaacagcaacgGCTCCTGCACGGACATCAGTTCGGTGGTGAAGCAGTTCAACCGGAGCAAGAGCAACATCGAGACCAATTTCACCAGCCAACCAAAGATAATCTCGACTACAAATGCCGCGGTGGCCGTCGCCGCGTCCGTTAAGTCCAAAACTCTGGCCAATCTCCAGGATGGTCATCATCAGAATCACCATAATCACAATCACCATCACCAACATCACCATCATGATCGCGGCCAGGCGGATGGTGGATCCAATCAGCAGGACTCGGACTTCGATGAGTTCAGCTCgcaggacgaggacgaggatgagCTGCCGGAGAAGTCACAGGAGCAGCCTAATCCAGCCATCAAGGCGCAAATGCAGACGCAGCATTTCTATCAGAATGCGCAGGATCTGCAGAAGAGCCAGAAGGACGAATCCGGTCCGATATTGGGGCGCTGCAAGGCGCTCTACAGCTACACCCCGAAGCTCTACGACGAGCTGGAACTGAGTCCCGGCGACATCATCGAGGTGCATGCCAAGCAGGACGACGGCTGGTGGCTGGGCGCCCTGCGCAACCACATCGGCATCTTTCCGGCCACCTATGTGGAGGAGTGCGCCTAG
- the Nost gene encoding myosin-2 heavy chain isoform X6, which yields MSQFRDNSWLANARSYGVLKSLRSSARYAKAKSKSAINLNAHLKKQQKQEEESPDSKKKRNEGKKKGLRQSLSEDQPIYANVDEVIPIPISIHLETENATEVDALMGNAQPSTMNLHRFKRGGKYNTAMADLPQVPIGDSANNTNNTGNTNNNTSVGANNNNNVSSNNNNHNSSGGAKGFLGRIKRYSVLGNRLGRRHLGSMNLNPSTNDGDNSVSPSKLHTGSYNMTGSHSDDHRLEIGAPVLISTTTLDTDRFDVTEARLKQIGGGIAMNSNIVRTLTPRSSDEDEFVDARSSPQEMESDENSKNQKETEEDTKKEPQQAEEKKDVKEEPEEPEEPEQFQTPKHEVVEEQQMVVPHEVKRPTTPVPTDMEPPMRRPRIGRQQRQSQSVQNLHRSVTIYLHKSNSMVLDMNVTAPAKLGLDLNVPELPELFGASELSLAASDNQENNKENQPKPSAERSPIPNGGFLAQQPHFKSLDSFQLNSHSHSRSHLSSHQSSRQSLACSSGGGESHGEYDFDLKSVSCQSLNPQNLFVSIDELQELSRQINETEDFGKEIDLEYCTHRDQLKPSERRITLLKNKNQTLINFNHNKEKLRKGWHGMKHWLGEEGSRIKEAVRQQTPLKRLAQSRSNLNQSTQDASRVSLSPDRSRREMTESCEDVTERTEMESSVSHRNSEEDLSPHAKRFKDEGQNGFEELRRYVKQGGDFSKELIFVLQERADSELIYSKSLSKLANKLNKAGREIPGSVADAWRGVATEMESRSDIHRQLAASLTDELVKPLKSVVEGHHKARKTVESNVDKAARVLGEWRASEAKAKKASHTAARENEKLQDAMLDVRIQKSPSIALLHQGPNKQAAEKELKSAEKDCVKLDNKRKKAEEAVKRADVEYYTLCVRAERARVDWEMAVLRGSAQLQSSEQQRLGNMHNFAQQYARLISDMNPILGGLSTRLQPQLEACNVAKDMQVVRHIRRNSEGPSEQLLPDFYCEHTTLAMNRERRKHALIKLLQLVKSDLERERRSRDGLRGLSQSLNHQEHQNITDKLYHIRSMLTYLEGARLKLHSALLELDHKPRTTHPLAQHIQITRDRTGLQQSILKVPNWLKNNDKSQTQQSTSMLAHDVTDITNTNHEDELPEENGSSHLHSSSNSNNNSNGSCTDISSVVKQFNRSKSNIETNFTSQPKIISTTNAAVAVAASVKSKTLANLQDGHHQNHHNHNHHHQHHHHDRGQADGGSNQQDSDFDEFSSQDEDEDELPEKSQEQPNPAIKAQMQTQHFYQNAQDLQKSQKDESGPILGRCKALYSYTPKLYDELELSPGDIIEVHAKQDDGWWLGALRNHIGIFPATYVEECA from the exons atgtcacaaTTCCGCGATAATTCATGG CTCGCCAATGCGCGATCCTATGGCGTTTTGAAGAGTTTGCGTAGCTCGGCCCGTTATGCCAAGGCCAAATCCAAGTCGGCCATTAATCTCAATGCCCACCTGAAGAAGCAGCAGAAACAGGAGGAAGAGAGCCCGGACAGCAAAAAGAAGAGGAACGAGGGCAAGAAAAAGGGGCTCAGACAGAGCCTCAGCGAGGATCAGCCGATCTATGCGAATGTGGATGAGGTTATACCGATACCAATATCGATCCATCTAGAAACCGAAAACGCAACCGAAGTCGATGCTCTAATGGGTAATGCACAG CCGTCGACGATGAACCTGCATAGATTCAAGCGGGGCGGCAAATATAATACCGCCATGGCCGATCTGCCCCAAGTGCCCATCGGGGATAGTGCCAATAATACGAATAATACGGGAAATACCAATAACAATACCAGTGTCGGTgctaataacaacaacaatgtgagcagcaataacaacaaccacaatTCCAGTGGCGGAGCCAAGGGATTTCTGGGCAGGATCAAGCGATACTCGGTGCTGGGAAATCGCCTGGGACGTCGCCATCTCGGCAGTATGAATCTGAATCCATCGACCAACGACGGCGATAACTCAGTTTCGCCCAGTAAACTTCACACCGGCAGCTACAACATGACCGGCAGTCATTCGGATGACCATCGCTTGGAGATCGGTGCTCCCGTTTTGATATCCACCACCACTCTGGACACGGATCGTTTCGATGTCACCGAGGCGAGGCTCAAGCAGATTGGCGGCGGCATAGCCATGAACTCAAACATAGTGAGAACCCTGACGCCCAGGAGTTCGGATGAGGATGAGTTTGTGGACGCCAGGAGCAGTCCGCAGGAGATGGAGAGCGATGAGAATAGCAAGAATCAGAAGGAAACCGAGGAGGATACCAAGAAGGAACCACAGCAGGCGGAGGAGAAAAAAGATGTAAAGGAAGAACCAGAAGAACCCGAGGAGCCGGAACAATTTCAGACCCCCAAACACGAGGTTGTGGAGGAACAGCAGATGGTTGTCCCTCATGAGGTGAAGCGACCCACAACCCCAGTACCCACCGATATGGAACCTCCAATGCGACGACCTCGCATTGGCCGCCAGCAAAGGCAATCGCAGTCCGTGCAGAATCTTCATCGCAGCGTTACGATCTACCTGCACAAGTCGAATTCGATGGTTCTGGACATGAACGTTACGGCACCGGCCAAACTGGGACTCGATCTGAATGTACCCGAGTTGCCGGAACTCTTTGGCGCCAGCGAACTCAGTTTGGCGGCCAGTGATAATCAGGAGAATAATAAGGAGAATCAACCGAAGCCATCCGCCGAGCGGTCACCCATACCAAATGGTGGCTTCTTGGCCCAACAGCCGCACTTCAAGAGCCTGGACTCGTTTCAGCTCAACTCGCACTCGCACTCCCGGTCCCACCTGAGTTCCCATCAGAGTTCCCGCCAAAGTTTGGCCTGCAGCAGCGGCGGAGGCGAAAGCCATGGGGAATACGACTTTGATCTCAAGTCGGTCAGCTGCCAGAGCCTCAATCCCCAGAATCTCTTTGTGTCCATTGACGAGCTGCAGGAGCTGTCTCGTCAGATCAACGAAACCGAGGACTTTGGCAAGGAGATCGATCTGGAGTACTGTACGCATCGCGATCAACTGAAGCCCAGCGAGCGCAGGATTACGCTGCTGAAGAACAAGAACCAGACGCTGATCAACTTCAATCACAACAAGGAGAAGCTGCGCAAGGGCTGGCACGGCATGAAGCACTGGCTGGGCGAGGAGGGCTCCAGGATCAAGGAGGCAGTGCGTCAGCAGACGCCGCTCAAGCGTCTGGCCCAATCGCGGAGCAATCTCAACCAGTCGACCCAGGATGCCAGTCGCGTATCGCTGTCGCCGGATCGCAGTCGTCGCGAAATGACCGAGAGCTGCGAGGATGTCACCGAACGCACCGAAATGGAGTCGTCCGTGTCGCACCGCAACAGCGAGGAGGATCTGTCGCCGCATGCCAAGCGGTTCAAGGATGAG GGACAGAACGGCTTCGAGGAACTTCGGCGATATGTAAAACAGGGCGGCGACTTCAGCAAGGAGCTAATTTTCGTCCTGCAGGAGAG AGCCGACTCGGAGCTCATCTACTCCAAGTCGCTGTCGAAGCTGGCCAACAAGCTGAACAAGGCCGGCAGGGAGATCCCCGGGAGCGTGGCCGACGCCTGGCGTGGAGTGGCTACGGAGATGGAGAGCCGCAGCGACATCCATCGCCAGTTGGCGGCCTCGCTCACCGATGAGCTGGTCAAGCCGCTCAAGAGCGTCGTCGAAGGACACCACAAGGCACGCAAGACG GTCGAGAGCAATGTGGACAAGGCTGCCCGAGTGCTGGGCGAATGGCGGGCCAGCGAGGCGAAGGCCAAGAAGGCCTCCCACACGGCGGCCCGCGAGAACGAGAAGCTGCAGGACGCAATGCTGGACGTGCGCATCCAGAAGTCGCCATCGATCGCCCTGCTCCACCAGGGCCCCAACAAGCAGGCCGCCGAGAAGGAGCTCAAGTCGGCGGAGAAGGACTGCGTTAAGTTGGACAACAAGCGCAAGAAGGCCGAGGAGGCGGTAAAGCGGGCGGATGTCGAGTACTACACCCTGTGCGTCCGTGCGGAGCGTGCCCGTGTCGACTGGGAGATGGCCGTGCTGCGTGGAAGTGCCCAGCTCCAGAGCAGCGAGCAGCAGCGACTGGGCAATATGCACAACTTTGCCCAGCAGTACGCGCGTCTCATCTCGGACATGAATCCCATTCTGGGTGGCCTGAGCACCCGGCTGCAGCCGCAGCTGGAGGCCTGCAATGTGGCCAAGGATATGCAGGTGGTGCGCCACATCCGCCGCAACTCGGAGGGTCCCTCAGAGCAGCTGCTGCCTGATTTCTACTGCGAGCACACCACGCTGGCCATGAACCGCGAGCGCCGCAAGCACGCCCTCATTAAGCTGCTCCAACTGGTCAAGTCGGACCTGGAGCGCGAGCGCCGATCCCGCGACGGATTGAGGGGCCTGTCGCAGTCGCTCAACCACCAGGAGCACCAGAATATCACCGACAAGCTCTATCAC ATCCGCTCCATGCTGACCTATTTGGAGGGCGCCCGCCTCAAGCTGCACTCGGCCCTCTTGGAGCTGGACCACAAGCCCAGGACCACTCACCCACTGGCCCAGCACATTCAG ATCACCCGTGACCGCACTGGATTGCAGCAGAGCATCCTGAAGGTGCCCAACTGGCTAAAGAACAACGACAAGTCGCAGACGCAGCAATCGACCAGTATGCTGGCGCACGATGTCACCGATATAACCAATACTAACCACGAGGATGAGCTGCCCGAGGAGAACGGCTCCTCGCACctgcacagcagcagcaatagcaataacaacagcaacgGCTCCTGCACGGACATCAGTTCGGTGGTGAAGCAGTTCAACCGGAGCAAGAGCAACATCGAGACCAATTTCACCAGCCAACCAAAGATAATCTCGACTACAAATGCCGCGGTGGCCGTCGCCGCGTCCGTTAAGTCCAAAACTCTGGCCAATCTCCAGGATGGTCATCATCAGAATCACCATAATCACAATCACCATCACCAACATCACCATCATGATCGCGGCCAGGCGGATGGTGGATCCAATCAGCAGGACTCGGACTTCGATGAGTTCAGCTCgcaggacgaggacgaggatgagCTGCCGGAGAAGTCACAGGAGCAGCCTAATCCAGCCATCAAGGCGCAAATGCAGACGCAGCATTTCTATCAGAATGCGCAGGATCTGCAGAAGAGCCAGAAGGACGAATCCGGTCCGATATTGGGGCGCTGCAAGGCGCTCTACAGCTACACCCCGAAGCTCTACGACGAGCTGGAACTGAGTCCCGGCGACATCATCGAGGTGCATGCCAAGCAGGACGACGGCTGGTGGCTGGGCGCCCTGCGCAACCACATCGGCATCTTTCCGGCCACCTATGTGGAGGAGTGCGCCTAG